Proteins encoded by one window of Geobacter sp. DSM 9736:
- a CDS encoding antitoxin Xre/MbcA/ParS toxin-binding domain-containing protein: MGNPALAEILGYEEENRTPVEIIERGLPYDAVERLIEALDLTLEDFCHIVPVSRRTLARYRGGSLDSHLSDHVLMVGKVYERAAEVLESQENAIHWLKTPNYTFRFKRPLDYLSSFTGAQEVLDELGRLQHGIFV; this comes from the coding sequence ATGGGTAACCCCGCTCTTGCTGAAATACTTGGATACGAGGAAGAGAACCGGACTCCTGTCGAGATTATCGAGCGAGGCCTCCCGTATGATGCAGTTGAGCGCCTTATTGAGGCTCTGGATCTGACTCTTGAGGATTTCTGCCACATAGTTCCCGTGTCTCGCCGTACCCTTGCCCGGTACCGGGGCGGCTCTCTCGATTCCCATCTTTCCGACCACGTCCTGATGGTAGGCAAGGTTTACGAACGTGCTGCCGAAGTCCTGGAGTCCCAGGAAAACGCTATCCATTGGCTTAAGACCCCTAACTACACCTTCCGCTTCAAGCGCCCCCTGGACTATCTCTCCTCGTTCACCGGTGCACAGGAGGTCCTTGATGAACTCGGTCGGCTTCAGCACGGGATTTTTGTCTGA
- a CDS encoding HD-GYP domain-containing protein: MHMIAENALNIALEHNSLVLVQKCLYARNLDLYRHSVLTAEIAWEIVVGTKKDFGLSATQAYLAGMLHDVGKLFIQDRILDKRHSLTEREWEVMEKHPVWGHEYVQGTIFQSLGDIILHHHRLPDGSGYPIGLPPEALDDRVRLIGSADKIAAFLEDRPYRRRISNFDLISQEVKAVVEMYFQGEKAEAVIAAVLEAVSREHSTIVNTEKLDRMVGGCR; encoded by the coding sequence ATGCATATGATCGCAGAAAACGCGCTGAATATCGCGTTGGAACACAACTCGCTGGTTCTCGTTCAGAAGTGCCTTTATGCACGAAATCTCGATCTGTATCGGCATTCGGTGCTGACGGCCGAGATAGCATGGGAAATTGTAGTGGGCACAAAAAAAGACTTCGGCTTGTCCGCTACACAGGCGTACCTGGCGGGAATGCTTCACGATGTCGGCAAGCTCTTCATCCAGGACCGGATACTGGACAAGCGGCATTCGTTGACGGAGAGGGAATGGGAAGTAATGGAGAAACACCCCGTTTGGGGACATGAATATGTTCAGGGGACGATCTTCCAGTCTCTCGGCGACATTATTCTCCACCATCACAGGCTTCCTGACGGTTCCGGATATCCAATAGGCTTGCCACCCGAGGCGTTGGATGACCGGGTTCGTCTCATCGGCTCTGCCGATAAAATAGCCGCGTTTCTGGAGGACCGTCCTTATCGCAGACGCATTTCCAACTTCGATCTTATTTCGCAGGAGGTGAAGGCGGTGGTAGAGATGTATTTCCAGGGGGAGAAGGCTGAAGCAGTTATTGCTGCCGTTCTGGAAGCGGTTTCCAGGGAACATTCCACGATCGTTAACACTGAAAAGCTGGATCGGATGGTTGGAGGATGCCGGTGA
- a CDS encoding DUF262 domain-containing protein, with protein MSDLRTCFKRVDYDLAGLLHYIDIGDIGLPDIQRPFVWSATKVRDLFDSMYRGFPVGYLLFWANANVGGAKAIGVSEKPHKVPNLLIVDGQQRLTSLYAVFRGRKVLNEDYAEARIEIAFRPRDGKFEVADAAIRKDPEFIANISDIWSSGKSSYTLVKDFLKGLREKRGELNDEEEEMISHNLDRLFDLQKYPFTALEIAPTVGEEQVADIFVRINSEGVKLNQADFILTLMSVFWDEGRMELESFCRAAKLPTIGAPSPFNHFITPKPDQLLRVAVGLAFRRARLQYVYSILRGKDLTTEQFSPERRDAQFEILKQAQARVLNLQNWQDFLKVLMQAGYRSSAMISSGTNLLYTYVFYLLGRLEYGVDEYKLRRVIAQWYYMVNLTGRYTNSSESRMETDLGSLRTVKTADEFVATLRRSCDSLLTGDFWAITLPNELATSVARSPSLYAYFAAQNLLDAKVLFSQHKVSELLDPYTNANRSSLERHHLFPKAYLKHHGITDSRDTNQVANFTMVEWGDNAKISDKPPVEYVPELSQRFSVHEMEKMRYWHALPDRWETMEYWDFLKQRRELMAKVIADAYQQLAKDEPAKDESANAAADLVVHEESIPVEFKGTPY; from the coding sequence ATGAGTGACCTTCGTACCTGCTTTAAGCGGGTGGATTATGATCTTGCTGGGCTGTTGCATTATATCGATATCGGCGATATCGGTCTGCCTGATATTCAGCGGCCATTTGTTTGGTCCGCCACCAAGGTCCGTGATCTGTTTGACTCCATGTACCGGGGCTTCCCGGTCGGTTATCTGCTTTTCTGGGCGAATGCTAATGTTGGTGGGGCCAAGGCGATTGGTGTCAGCGAGAAGCCTCATAAGGTGCCCAATCTGCTGATAGTCGATGGCCAGCAACGGCTGACCTCCCTCTATGCTGTCTTTCGCGGCAGAAAAGTGCTGAACGAGGATTACGCAGAAGCCAGGATCGAAATTGCTTTCCGGCCTAGGGACGGCAAATTCGAGGTGGCCGACGCCGCTATTAGGAAGGACCCTGAATTTATAGCCAACATCTCCGACATCTGGTCTTCTGGCAAATCTAGCTACACTCTGGTCAAAGATTTTCTTAAGGGATTGCGGGAGAAACGGGGCGAGCTGAATGACGAAGAGGAAGAGATGATCAGCCATAACCTGGATCGTCTCTTCGACCTGCAGAAGTATCCCTTTACTGCCCTGGAGATTGCCCCCACCGTTGGCGAAGAGCAGGTAGCCGATATTTTTGTCCGGATTAACAGCGAAGGGGTCAAGCTCAACCAGGCAGATTTTATCCTGACCCTCATGTCTGTCTTCTGGGACGAAGGGCGCATGGAACTTGAGTCGTTCTGCCGTGCGGCCAAATTACCCACAATTGGCGCCCCATCACCCTTCAACCACTTTATCACTCCCAAACCGGATCAACTGTTGCGTGTCGCGGTCGGATTGGCGTTCCGCCGTGCCCGGCTGCAGTATGTCTATTCCATACTGCGGGGCAAAGACCTGACCACAGAGCAGTTCAGCCCAGAGCGTCGAGATGCCCAGTTTGAAATCCTCAAGCAAGCACAGGCCCGGGTGCTCAACCTGCAGAACTGGCAGGATTTTCTGAAGGTACTTATGCAGGCTGGCTATCGCAGTAGTGCGATGATCAGTTCCGGCACCAACCTGCTCTACACCTATGTCTTCTATCTGCTAGGCCGGCTCGAATACGGCGTGGATGAGTACAAGCTGCGACGGGTGATTGCCCAGTGGTACTATATGGTGAACCTGACCGGTCGCTACACCAATTCATCCGAATCGCGGATGGAGACCGATCTGGGCAGTTTGCGCACAGTTAAGACGGCGGACGAGTTTGTCGCTACATTGCGCCGTAGTTGTGATTCCCTACTAACTGGTGATTTCTGGGCCATCACCCTACCCAACGAACTGGCCACCTCGGTGGCACGCAGCCCCTCGCTCTATGCCTATTTCGCCGCGCAAAACCTGCTCGATGCCAAGGTGCTCTTTTCCCAGCATAAGGTCTCTGAACTGCTAGATCCCTACACCAATGCCAACCGCTCTTCTCTAGAGCGGCACCATTTGTTCCCCAAGGCGTATCTAAAGCATCATGGGATAACCGACAGCCGCGACACGAACCAGGTTGCAAATTTCACCATGGTTGAGTGGGGCGATAACGCCAAGATCTCGGATAAGCCGCCCGTCGAATACGTGCCGGAATTGAGCCAGCGCTTTTCTGTCCACGAGATGGAGAAGATGCGTTACTGGCACGCCCTGCCTGATAGATGGGAGACCATGGAGTACTGGGACTTCCTTAAGCAGCGGCGGGAATTGATGGCCAAAGTTATTGCCGACGCCTATCAGCAACTGGCCAAGGATGAACCGGCGAAAGACGAGAGTGCCAACGCAGCTGCCGATTTGGTGGTGCACGAGGAGAGTATCCCCGTCGAGTTCAAGGGGACCCCGTACTAA
- a CDS encoding S26 family signal peptidase — protein MKNYFADLCRKILQLRKNRWLCIAVVAAVTTETIIPRHLGIILTPSLDHRLFWVNRDPQHVKRGEYVYFVDEELARKVGKPEVPNVFKIIRCDEGDILNVDAAKCFFCNGEYIGMAKDYSRKGEKMPHFEFNGRIPPGFMFVMGEHKDSYDSRYFGLVEKSRVVARLYPIL, from the coding sequence ATGAAGAACTACTTCGCAGATCTTTGCAGGAAAATCCTGCAGCTCAGGAAGAATAGGTGGCTTTGCATCGCCGTAGTTGCGGCAGTTACTACCGAAACCATAATTCCACGCCATCTCGGCATTATCCTCACTCCGTCTCTCGATCATCGACTGTTCTGGGTGAACCGGGACCCTCAGCATGTGAAGCGGGGAGAGTACGTCTATTTCGTGGACGAGGAATTGGCAAGGAAGGTTGGGAAACCCGAAGTACCCAACGTCTTCAAGATCATCCGGTGTGACGAGGGGGATATCCTGAACGTGGACGCCGCGAAGTGCTTTTTCTGCAACGGTGAGTATATCGGCATGGCAAAGGATTATTCCCGGAAAGGGGAGAAGATGCCGCATTTTGAATTCAACGGCAGAATCCCGCCGGGCTTCATGTTCGTCATGGGCGAGCACAAGGACAGTTACGATTCACGGTACTTCGGCCTGGTGGAGAAGAGTCGGGTCGTCGCAAGACTCTACCCGATATTGTGA
- a CDS encoding RES family NAD+ phosphorylase, producing MFLYRIAEQQFAADLSGEGARLYGGRWNPKGIPMIYAAESVALAALEVLVRLSTPKHYCRVIYEIPDTASIETVTVAELPPTWLLPHPNPQLIEVGRSWAHGKSSLLLKVPSAVVRGEGWNYLINPLHAEFPSVTIADTSPFEYDFRLTART from the coding sequence ATGTTCCTGTACCGGATCGCTGAACAGCAGTTCGCCGCAGACCTGTCGGGTGAAGGCGCCAGACTGTATGGTGGCCGCTGGAACCCCAAGGGGATTCCGATGATCTACGCTGCGGAATCCGTAGCCCTGGCAGCACTTGAAGTCTTGGTCCGTCTCTCCACCCCTAAGCATTACTGCCGCGTGATCTATGAAATACCCGACACCGCAAGCATTGAGACAGTGACCGTTGCAGAGCTTCCCCCGACCTGGCTCCTCCCCCATCCCAACCCCCAGCTGATAGAGGTAGGCAGGAGCTGGGCGCATGGGAAAAGTTCCCTGCTCCTCAAAGTCCCCTCTGCCGTGGTTCGTGGCGAAGGATGGAATTACCTGATCAATCCCCTTCATGCCGAATTTCCTTCCGTAACCATTGCCGACACATCTCCATTTGAATATGACTTCCGGCTGACTGCCCGGACAT
- a CDS encoding GNAT family N-acetyltransferase: MGFFTITLCEVTADKLPARFVRKYPKHPLPALRLARLAVSQQYKGKGYGGLLLAEAVHRTVLVAEQTGLIGLFVDAKDQNASDFYKKFGFVPIPDSQLQLFLPFATMLKAVPGN; this comes from the coding sequence ATGGGCTTCTTCACCATCACTCTCTGTGAAGTCACGGCAGATAAACTCCCGGCTCGTTTTGTCCGAAAATATCCGAAACATCCTCTCCCCGCCCTTCGGCTCGCTCGGCTTGCCGTTTCACAGCAGTATAAAGGGAAGGGTTACGGTGGGCTCTTGCTTGCCGAGGCTGTTCATCGTACAGTGCTGGTCGCCGAGCAGACGGGTCTCATCGGTCTGTTTGTCGATGCCAAAGATCAGAATGCATCTGATTTCTACAAGAAATTCGGCTTTGTCCCCATTCCCGACAGTCAACTCCAACTTTTCCTTCCGTTTGCTACCATGTTGAAAGCAGTCCCTGGAAATTGA
- a CDS encoding site-specific DNA-methyltransferase, translating to MPFLDWVNKTQAVGTSVETPYHLLQFQAAFGDAAADNLLIQGDNLKALKALLPFYRSQVKCIYIDPPYNTQSAFTHYDDKLEHSQWLSMMYPRLVLLRDLLAEDGSIWVSIDDREAHYLKVMMDEIFGRGAFIASNVWQKRYSRENRESIGDVHEYIMVYAKSPDRFKSARNRVPLDEAQAKIYRNPDNPKETDPTKRWRGLPMTAQGYRPNQMYTITAPNGKTHVPPEGRCWSTIESEFLKLKDAGRIYWGKDGNAQPSVIRYLSEVEGLVPWTWWPHDDVGHTDESKKECNLLFGADVSFGTPKPERLLQRILHIAPNPGDLVLDSFLGSGTTAAVAHKMGRRWIGVEMGEHAVSHCMPRLEKVIAGEQGGISKAIDWQGGGGFGFHTLGEPVFDADGGIHPNVRFGPLAAYLWHFETGDAARQEFTTPFLGVHNNTAYYLLYNGILGDRRPQGGNVLTSTVLAYLNETFPHDGPRVIYGETTRLGEARLREANIVFKQIPYDIKVR from the coding sequence ATGCCTTTTCTCGATTGGGTTAACAAAACCCAGGCCGTGGGTACGTCGGTCGAAACTCCCTATCATTTACTGCAATTTCAGGCCGCCTTTGGAGATGCAGCTGCTGACAATTTGCTGATTCAAGGCGACAACCTCAAGGCGCTGAAAGCTCTGCTGCCGTTTTACCGCTCGCAGGTAAAGTGTATCTACATCGACCCCCCATACAACACCCAGTCGGCTTTCACCCACTACGACGACAAGCTGGAACATTCACAGTGGCTGTCTATGATGTATCCCCGGCTTGTGCTACTCCGGGATCTTCTGGCAGAAGACGGAAGCATCTGGGTTTCTATTGATGACCGCGAAGCCCATTATCTGAAGGTTATGATGGATGAGATTTTTGGGCGTGGGGCTTTCATCGCTTCGAATGTCTGGCAAAAGCGATATTCTCGCGAAAACAGAGAATCTATCGGTGATGTCCACGAATATATAATGGTCTATGCAAAATCACCAGATAGGTTCAAGTCAGCTCGGAATCGAGTCCCGTTAGATGAGGCACAAGCTAAGATTTATCGCAATCCTGATAACCCTAAAGAGACTGATCCAACAAAAAGGTGGCGTGGTCTCCCAATGACAGCGCAAGGATATCGGCCAAATCAAATGTACACAATTACTGCCCCCAACGGGAAAACCCACGTTCCTCCTGAAGGGCGTTGTTGGTCGACCATTGAATCTGAATTCTTGAAACTTAAAGACGCAGGCCGAATTTATTGGGGTAAAGACGGTAACGCTCAACCTAGCGTCATAAGATATTTATCGGAAGTTGAAGGTTTGGTTCCTTGGACGTGGTGGCCTCATGATGATGTCGGGCACACTGACGAGTCAAAAAAAGAATGTAATCTTCTTTTTGGAGCTGACGTTAGTTTCGGTACTCCTAAGCCAGAAAGACTTCTTCAAAGAATTCTCCATATTGCACCGAACCCCGGCGACCTCGTCCTCGATTCATTCCTCGGTTCCGGCACTACGGCAGCGGTTGCCCATAAAATGGGGCGACGCTGGATTGGTGTCGAAATGGGGGAACATGCGGTATCCCACTGTATGCCCCGGCTGGAAAAAGTGATTGCCGGCGAGCAGGGAGGAATCTCCAAGGCCATCGATTGGCAAGGGGGCGGTGGCTTCGGCTTCCACACGTTGGGAGAACCGGTTTTTGATGCCGATGGCGGCATTCATCCGAATGTCCGTTTTGGGCCTTTGGCAGCTTATCTCTGGCATTTTGAAACAGGAGACGCCGCCAGGCAGGAGTTCACCACACCTTTTCTCGGTGTCCATAACAATACTGCCTATTACCTGCTGTACAACGGCATTCTCGGTGACCGCCGCCCGCAGGGAGGCAATGTGCTGACCTCTACTGTGCTGGCATACCTTAACGAGACCTTTCCCCATGATGGCCCCCGGGTGATCTATGGCGAGACTACCCGCCTGGGAGAGGCCCGGCTGCGAGAAGCCAACATTGTTTTCAAACAAATTCCCTATGACATAAAGGTCCGGTGA
- a CDS encoding MucR family transcriptional regulator — protein MSTLLELASSIVSSHAATTPMSTEELLQEIQKVHAALQTLETGKDVAAPEEAKPALTVKQAFKANEVICMVCGKGKMKTLTRHLKKAHNMKPGEYRKQFGIPRDQSLSAKSLTESRRKTAQERGLAANLAKAREVRAAKLKVQKAPVKEAAAAKPAKTAAAPKVKKAAPAKPAKTKAAPKAAPKPKK, from the coding sequence ATGTCAACGCTGCTCGAATTAGCATCATCCATTGTCTCGTCACATGCTGCAACCACCCCGATGTCTACCGAAGAACTCCTCCAGGAGATCCAGAAAGTCCATGCGGCACTTCAGACGCTCGAGACAGGCAAAGATGTGGCTGCTCCCGAGGAGGCTAAGCCTGCTCTTACGGTGAAGCAGGCCTTCAAGGCCAATGAGGTGATCTGCATGGTGTGCGGCAAGGGTAAGATGAAGACCCTGACCCGCCACCTGAAGAAGGCCCATAACATGAAGCCCGGGGAATACCGGAAGCAGTTCGGGATTCCCAGGGATCAGTCCCTGTCGGCCAAGAGCCTCACGGAATCGAGGCGGAAGACGGCACAGGAGCGGGGATTGGCTGCCAATCTGGCAAAGGCGCGGGAAGTAAGAGCGGCCAAACTGAAGGTCCAGAAAGCTCCCGTCAAAGAAGCCGCGGCTGCAAAACCGGCGAAGACGGCGGCAGCGCCGAAGGTGAAGAAAGCTGCACCGGCAAAACCGGCAAAAACAAAAGCAGCTCCGAAGGCAGCACCAAAGCCCAAAAAATAA
- a CDS encoding DUF1778 domain-containing protein, whose product MAHAKTEDRICARVPHDVYELLSEAASSIGATINQFLVQSAVEKAHHIVERERVITLSAKAAKTVLDLIENPPEPNERLKKAMQHREEILCRK is encoded by the coding sequence ATGGCACATGCAAAAACCGAGGACCGGATCTGCGCAAGAGTCCCCCACGACGTCTATGAGCTGCTCTCAGAAGCTGCCAGCTCAATCGGGGCTACAATCAACCAGTTCCTCGTACAATCTGCCGTTGAGAAGGCGCACCATATTGTCGAAAGGGAACGCGTTATAACCCTGTCCGCCAAAGCCGCCAAGACCGTTTTAGACCTCATCGAGAATCCGCCGGAACCGAACGAACGGCTGAAAAAGGCAATGCAACACAGAGAGGAAATCCTGTGCCGGAAATAG
- a CDS encoding conjugal transfer protein TraG N-terminal domain-containing protein, with protein MKRRTIISATILLIVIVPSAALAVDFDYYVYGGFDAVVNAFNKLALVFGDNGYMSFYAFSIAAGIFFGCVTIAARILGGGNGSPMSWIVPSLVGIGVYLSLAVPKGNLHIYDPVYNKNQTIGGIPNGVVAIAGVLNAVERGLVDIVTTSGDPLSYENQAGGKGFLGLYQISSLPLSAVNSNIDTSMRNYIKDCVSYEIMRPGTTLTVDALRKTSTDFAPLLAQAQNPSVYTVYYDSTTSNGQSLTCTDAWANISGQLTPDNLKNNITAVCSALGYDPSNAASLTQCKTVLNNVNTGVGLGAASVDDFVKQAYISQRLDDIFRSGNSAGATNYQFLLNASGSMKAANEWLPVLRAILTAIAVGLVPFLALFIPTPIIGKAVGAIFGFFVWLAAWGVTDAIIHQFAIDYANRTYQLVRQNNLGMDAFYFFPDQTTKILGMFGTLRMSGMMLATALTGMLVKFGGHAMAMMAGSLSKQIQSAGSRAAHEVEDPAGRASSIQRNSSAVPTQAWGNEHSFWARGNQSYLDMTSKTTASSDLVDSFGLGGASRMMADGGIGKTVGFGGKGAAMRQAGLDNSYGLSIFDGKAGLAQSGALRDVIDKNYGGNLDSHAQMKVANDAALGKVFGTAENYKGFLEKNLDRNVGQLDGEVKAYEGAQALGFQGNWRQFNAFRSEMQGLGDYTNAAAVNQVASKYGLTSGQALQMKAQFQNARHLSESAEMSAKLGGAINAGAEMGNVVAAESAGKVHGVYMSGGYEHFQTMASHDVTGKGARYDLVRGAADQMVDRIAPQLKSDPEMYQGEKLTDKGFAQMQKAMEGQNINFTTSDGRHTMNVGMDGNVVNSNSQGVVASGDKAAAETLKQDLRKAGFGKNAVSEVDRMMKAGKGFAYDITRDRAGNIESFSINRGGEVNRRDMATFRVGRDAESVDRDVRTVDRGLRETVGSFIKTGYEHTDLNLSRKTGAYNVSVGGKEMKVNGDWYYGRNEKTGKMELVGGSFSSGLDSSVLMYSKDRDGDLHFAKVEGKMDARGNLVAGKTTDITEQEFVQFSQHGAAVVSSRGGGGVIASVRADGGVKADFSSRQVTGTRVTSDQNLAGSAATKDFTEGRSIDAGTAATMIAIGRDGLHETAGMVGDVTKVIGPYKAAVTRQEETVMQQSREATAVAREAEARVQRGLQKTGKILQHQSKNSPLPKSGVPAPSRGPKR; from the coding sequence ATGAAACGAAGAACCATTATCTCAGCAACGATCCTCCTGATCGTCATTGTTCCCTCTGCCGCTCTGGCCGTCGATTTCGACTACTACGTCTATGGCGGGTTCGATGCGGTAGTCAATGCCTTCAACAAACTGGCCCTGGTATTCGGGGACAACGGGTACATGTCGTTTTATGCGTTCTCCATCGCTGCGGGAATATTCTTCGGTTGCGTCACCATTGCCGCCAGAATCCTCGGGGGTGGAAACGGCTCCCCAATGTCGTGGATTGTTCCCTCTCTGGTTGGGATAGGTGTGTACCTGTCTCTTGCCGTCCCGAAGGGAAACCTCCATATCTACGACCCGGTGTACAACAAGAACCAGACCATAGGAGGCATACCGAATGGTGTGGTGGCGATTGCCGGAGTACTTAATGCCGTGGAAAGAGGCTTGGTTGATATCGTCACGACCTCGGGCGATCCGTTGAGTTACGAGAACCAGGCAGGAGGCAAGGGGTTTCTTGGTCTCTACCAGATTTCGAGCCTCCCACTGTCGGCGGTCAACAGCAACATCGATACCTCGATGCGGAACTACATCAAGGACTGTGTCAGCTACGAGATCATGCGCCCCGGTACGACCCTTACCGTGGATGCCCTGCGTAAGACCTCAACCGACTTTGCGCCCCTCCTTGCACAGGCTCAAAATCCCTCAGTCTATACGGTCTACTACGACTCGACCACATCGAACGGCCAGTCCCTGACCTGTACCGATGCCTGGGCCAACATAAGCGGACAGCTTACGCCGGACAACCTGAAGAACAACATCACCGCTGTCTGCTCAGCTCTCGGTTACGACCCCAGTAACGCTGCATCCTTGACCCAATGCAAAACTGTCCTGAACAACGTCAACACGGGCGTCGGCCTGGGCGCGGCATCCGTTGATGATTTCGTGAAGCAGGCTTACATCTCCCAGCGCCTTGATGACATCTTCCGCAGCGGGAATTCCGCTGGTGCTACGAACTACCAGTTTCTTCTCAATGCTTCAGGCTCCATGAAGGCGGCAAACGAATGGCTGCCCGTTTTGCGGGCGATTCTCACAGCCATAGCGGTCGGGCTGGTGCCGTTCCTGGCCCTCTTTATCCCGACTCCGATTATCGGCAAGGCTGTCGGTGCCATCTTCGGATTCTTTGTCTGGCTCGCCGCATGGGGCGTCACCGATGCAATCATCCATCAGTTTGCCATCGATTATGCGAACCGGACATACCAGTTGGTGCGCCAGAACAATTTGGGGATGGATGCCTTTTACTTTTTCCCGGATCAGACAACCAAGATCCTCGGGATGTTCGGGACACTTCGGATGAGCGGCATGATGCTCGCGACAGCTCTGACCGGCATGCTCGTCAAATTCGGCGGGCACGCCATGGCGATGATGGCCGGTTCCCTCTCGAAGCAGATCCAGTCCGCAGGCAGCCGGGCAGCCCATGAGGTGGAGGACCCTGCCGGCAGGGCTTCATCGATTCAAAGAAATTCCTCCGCTGTGCCGACTCAGGCTTGGGGCAACGAGCACAGTTTCTGGGCCAGGGGGAACCAGTCCTACCTCGACATGACATCCAAAACCACGGCTTCTAGTGATCTCGTAGACAGTTTCGGGCTTGGCGGGGCGTCACGGATGATGGCCGATGGCGGAATCGGGAAAACTGTCGGCTTTGGCGGCAAGGGGGCTGCCATGCGGCAGGCGGGGCTGGACAACTCTTACGGCCTCAGCATCTTCGACGGAAAAGCCGGGTTGGCACAGTCTGGGGCACTACGTGACGTGATTGACAAGAATTATGGCGGCAATCTGGATTCCCATGCACAGATGAAAGTGGCGAATGATGCCGCTTTGGGAAAGGTCTTTGGGACTGCCGAAAATTACAAAGGCTTCCTGGAGAAGAACCTCGACAGGAACGTCGGCCAACTTGATGGTGAAGTGAAAGCCTACGAAGGAGCCCAGGCGCTGGGGTTCCAGGGGAACTGGCGACAGTTCAATGCATTCCGCTCCGAGATGCAGGGGCTTGGGGATTACACGAATGCCGCAGCGGTAAACCAGGTGGCCTCGAAATACGGGCTCACGTCAGGCCAGGCGCTACAGATGAAAGCACAGTTCCAGAATGCAAGGCATCTGTCTGAATCAGCTGAGATGTCGGCTAAGCTTGGTGGAGCGATCAATGCCGGCGCCGAAATGGGAAATGTTGTCGCTGCCGAAAGTGCAGGGAAGGTTCACGGTGTCTACATGTCCGGTGGCTATGAACACTTCCAGACAATGGCTTCACATGATGTAACTGGCAAAGGCGCACGGTATGACCTGGTGAGGGGTGCTGCGGACCAGATGGTTGATCGAATAGCGCCTCAGCTGAAGAGCGACCCGGAAATGTACCAGGGAGAGAAGCTGACCGACAAGGGCTTTGCGCAGATGCAGAAAGCGATGGAGGGGCAGAACATCAATTTCACCACCTCGGACGGCAGGCACACCATGAACGTCGGGATGGATGGTAATGTCGTGAACTCGAACAGCCAGGGAGTGGTAGCCTCGGGCGACAAGGCCGCTGCCGAGACCCTGAAGCAGGATCTTCGGAAGGCAGGTTTCGGGAAGAATGCAGTGTCCGAGGTGGATCGTATGATGAAGGCTGGGAAAGGCTTCGCCTATGACATTACCCGGGATCGTGCCGGCAACATCGAATCCTTCTCAATTAACAGGGGAGGGGAGGTCAACCGGAGAGATATGGCGACATTCCGGGTCGGGCGGGATGCCGAGAGCGTTGATAGGGATGTTCGGACCGTTGATAGGGGACTCCGTGAGACAGTAGGGAGTTTTATCAAGACGGGATATGAGCATACGGACCTGAATCTTTCTCGGAAAACCGGTGCATACAATGTTTCGGTCGGCGGAAAGGAAATGAAGGTCAACGGCGACTGGTATTACGGCCGGAATGAGAAAACAGGCAAGATGGAACTCGTCGGAGGATCTTTCTCGAGCGGTCTTGATAGTTCGGTGCTGATGTACAGCAAGGACAGGGATGGAGATCTTCATTTTGCGAAGGTTGAAGGAAAGATGGATGCGAGAGGAAACCTGGTTGCAGGGAAAACAACGGACATTACAGAACAGGAATTTGTGCAGTTTTCGCAGCATGGCGCTGCAGTTGTGAGTTCACGCGGTGGTGGCGGTGTGATAGCGAGCGTTCGTGCTGATGGGGGAGTAAAGGCTGACTTCTCGTCAAGGCAGGTAACTGGAACAAGAGTCACGTCAGATCAAAATCTTGCTGGTAGTGCTGCTACCAAAGATTTCACCGAAGGGCGAAGTATTGATGCCGGCACAGCTGCCACAATGATTGCGATCGGCAGGGATGGATTGCACGAAACTGCTGGGATGGTTGGAGATGTTACAAAGGTGATTGGTCCATATAAGGCAGCTGTAACACGGCAAGAAGAGACGGTGATGCAGCAAAGCCGAGAGGCAACGGCGGTAGCACGAGAGGCTGAAGCGCGAGTTCAGCGAGGGCTCCAAAAGACCGGAAAGATTCTGCAGCATCAGAGCAAAAACTCGCCCCTCCCAAAAAGTGGTGTGCCTGCTCCATCTCGGGGGCCTAAGAGGTAA